The following proteins are encoded in a genomic region of Spirosoma sp. SC4-14:
- a CDS encoding adenylate kinase, translating into MRIHLVGASGSGVTTLGEALAARLSIPYFDADAYYWLPTQPPFQVRHDPTVRNQLLKTDLNQHPNWIVGGSLDSWGSYWETLFDLVVYLWIPADIRIQRLWQREIDRYGFGAQQNAEQRQRSEAFIEWAAGYDSGLQQGRSKPRHESWLQQLSCPVLRLEGDLTVEERITAVLGAIDQP; encoded by the coding sequence ATGCGTATTCATCTTGTAGGCGCATCGGGTTCAGGGGTTACCACATTAGGCGAAGCACTGGCCGCGCGCTTGTCGATTCCCTATTTCGATGCCGATGCCTATTATTGGCTCCCGACCCAACCGCCTTTTCAGGTTCGGCACGATCCAACAGTGCGCAATCAGTTATTGAAAACAGATCTCAACCAGCATCCGAACTGGATTGTAGGTGGCTCGCTGGATAGTTGGGGCAGCTACTGGGAAACGCTATTTGATTTGGTTGTATACCTTTGGATTCCTGCTGATATTCGTATTCAACGGCTATGGCAACGGGAAATTGATCGTTATGGCTTCGGAGCCCAACAAAATGCCGAACAACGTCAACGTTCCGAAGCATTCATTGAGTGGGCCGCTGGCTATGATTCGGGCTTGCAGCAAGGGCGTAGTAAACCCCGACACGAAAGCTGGCTGCAACAACTCTCCTGCCCCGTACTTCGTCTTGAAGGCGATCTGACCGTCGAAGAGCGAATAACGGCTGTGTTGGGAGCTATTGATCAGCCATGA
- a CDS encoding DinB family protein — protein MKNYLVHLLNYELWANLRVIDALETLENPPSRAIAVMGHILSAQHVWLNRIMKETAYVAIWEDIPISWMAETAERQHRKIVSYITTLAEPELLQSFDYATSKGVPYQSTLLDMLTHMSHHAAYHRGQVVQLIRPLLTEAPVTDFIVWTREA, from the coding sequence ATGAAAAACTACCTTGTCCATTTACTAAATTACGAACTCTGGGCCAACCTCCGGGTTATTGACGCACTCGAAACGCTGGAAAATCCCCCGTCACGCGCTATTGCCGTGATGGGGCACATTCTGTCGGCTCAGCATGTGTGGCTTAACCGAATCATGAAAGAAACAGCCTATGTAGCCATCTGGGAAGACATTCCTATTAGCTGGATGGCCGAGACGGCCGAACGACAGCACCGCAAAATAGTCAGCTACATCACTACACTGGCCGAACCCGAACTACTGCAATCCTTCGACTATGCTACCTCGAAAGGGGTTCCCTACCAAAGTACGCTGCTCGATATGCTAACCCACATGAGCCATCATGCGGCTTACCATCGGGGGCAGGTCGTTCAACTGATTCGGCCGCTTCTGACAGAAGCCCCCGTAACCGATTTCATTGTCTGGACAAGAGAAGCATAA